The following proteins come from a genomic window of Proteiniphilum propionicum:
- a CDS encoding NVEALA domain-containing protein yields the protein MTKKTILSSIFAIALVAVAGMGITKSVNNDANLSDLALANVEALADSESGGGGYYDCKQGTESSHGTREFWCGTCSDTKINKSGITGGCRLN from the coding sequence ATGACTAAAAAAACAATTTTAAGCAGTATTTTCGCAATAGCATTGGTAGCAGTTGCAGGAATGGGAATAACCAAGAGTGTGAACAACGATGCGAATCTTTCGGATTTGGCATTAGCTAATGTGGAAGCATTGGCTGATAGTGAATCAGGAGGGGGAGGATACTACGATTGTAAGCAAGGTACAGAAAGTAGTCATGGGACACGAGAGTTTTGGTGCGGTACATGTTCGGATACCAAAATAAATAAGAGTGGAATAACAGGAGGCTGTAGACTCAACTAA
- a CDS encoding NVEALA domain-containing protein, producing the protein MKKIVSHIIFLTFCVISGISIHNLIMKENKNIPDVTLFNVEALANAESPGQFNWCKTGTISSYGMWVLHCGNCDMQMVGYSTGEGYCYKK; encoded by the coding sequence ATGAAAAAAATAGTATCTCATATTATATTTTTAACGTTTTGTGTGATATCTGGCATATCAATTCACAATTTAATAATGAAAGAAAATAAAAATATTCCAGATGTAACACTTTTTAATGTAGAAGCATTGGCTAATGCGGAATCTCCAGGACAGTTTAACTGGTGTAAAACTGGAACAATTTCCAGTTATGGTATGTGGGTTCTTCATTGTGGAAACTGCGATATGCAAATGGTTGGTTATTCAACGGGAGAGGGATATTGCTATAAAAAATAG